In Acanthopagrus latus isolate v.2019 chromosome 16, fAcaLat1.1, whole genome shotgun sequence, one DNA window encodes the following:
- the khdrbs1a gene encoding KH domain-containing, RNA-binding, signal transduction-associated protein 1a — MSRASAKRSTSEFDIESSPAQKKIKMEDTKYLPELLAEKDSLDSSFTHAMKLISAEIERIEKGETKKELEKETYLDLFATKNLKLKERVLIPTKQYPRVNFVGKLLGPQGSTIKRLQEETGAKISVLGKGSMRDKNKEEELRKGGEAKYAHLAMELHVFIEVMAPIPEAYLRMAHAMEEVKKFLIPEPGEHDPYMDPHFLNGSQDGSGRGRGGHLGRGRGGPPGAGGPRGRGMPRGGPRGAMRGGAPRGGLGRGNAPRGAPSGRGGPPSNSNRGGSAARSRPPAAGAPRMLPSAAMSHQAGPPSGSQPKADGYEDYPPYEESYAEPAYEGYDNYYSQQSAPADTEYYDYGHGEAQEAAYEPYAQDDWDNSWSNSGGGGKAPMSRQAKGSYREHPYGRY, encoded by the exons ATGAGCCGAGCGAGTGCTAAAAGGAGTACATCCGAGTTCGACATAGAGTCAAGCCCAGCacagaagaaaatcaaaatggAAGACACAAAGTACCTCCCGGAGCTCCTGGCTGAAAAGGACAGCTTGGATTCATCCTTCACGCACGCCATGAAACTTATTTCTGCAG AAATCGAGAGGATCGAGAAAGGTGAAACCAAGAAAGAGCTAGAGAAGGAAACATATCTTGACCTGTTTGCTACGAAGAATCTCAAACTCAAAGAGCGAGTTCTCATTCCTACCAAGCAGTACCCCAGG GTCAACTTTGTTGGAAAGCTTCTGGGACCTCAGGGCAGCACAATCAAGAGACTTCAGGAAGAGACAGGTGCCAAGATTTCAGTTCTGGGTAAAGGTTCCATGAGGGACAAGAATaag gaggaggagctgaggaaggGTGGTGAGGCCAAATATGCTCACCTTGCCATGGAGCTGCATGTGTTCATTGAGGTGATGGCACCCATCCCTGAAGCCTACCTGCGCATGGCCCATGCCATGGAGGAAGTCAAGAAGTTCCTTATCCCG GAACCTGGCGAGCACGATCCCTACATGGACCCTCACTTTTTGAATGGATCTCAGGATGGTTCAGGCAGGGGACGTGGTGGTCACCTCGGACGGGGCAGAGGTGGACCACCTGGTGCTGGAGGACCAAG AGGCCGTGGAATGCCACGCGGTGGACCTCGAGGAGCCATGCGTGGTGGAGCTCCACGTGGTGGACTAGGACGGGGCAATGCTCCTAGAGGTGCACCATCGGGAAGGGGTGGACCACCCTCTAATTCTAACAGAGGAGGTTCAGCCGCCCGGTCCAGACCCCCCGCAGCAGGAGCTCCGAGGATGCTCCCCTCTGCAGCCATGTCCCACCAGGCAGGTCCTCCTTCAGGGTCACAACCCAAAGCTGATGGCTATGAGGACTAT CCTCCATATGAAGAATCGTATGCAGAGCCTGCCTATGAGGGATATGATAACTACTACAGTCAGCAGTCTGCACCAGC GGATACTGAATATTATGACTATGGACATGGTGAGGCCCAGGAAGCAGCATATGAGCCTTATG CTCAAGATGACTGGGACAACTCATGGTCCAACTCTGGCGGTGGAGGCAAGGCCCCAATGTCCAGGCAGGCAAAGGGATCGTACAGAGAGCACCCATATGGAAGATACTGA